The window GGCCATAGCAAACAGGCGAGTAAACCACGCCGCTGCCAGGCGCGCATCAAAACGGCTTCGAGCATTGAACGCAAGGAAAGTACTCCAGAGAAATAAGCAATCAGGTTAAAGCAAGAATGTATAGAAACATACTCCTTACCAGTACCAGCATCACGAAGGGGATTGTCCAAGTACCGTTTGGACAAATGAGCATCTAACTAAGATACTCCACCATTTCTCATATCAATACACAGCTAGCAATAATATATTGAGCCTGATGACGCTGATTGACTACTTCGTGATTATTTGGACTTAGCAGACGCCTGTGCGGCAAAGGTCACTTTCGCCAAACCAGCGATCCTCGCAGCCTCTAATACGTCCACCACTGATTGATGGGTAGTAGCCCGGTCAGCATTAATGATGATTACTGGATCAACTTTGGTACCCGTTTTACCTGCATCCATCGCCGTGACTACTTGTTTTAAATCTTCTGCCAATGTCGCCGTATCTAAAAACGACACTGGCTGATTATTGATTTTGTAGCGACCTTGGGCATCAATCCCGATATCGATCTGATTCGGCTTGTCTTGCGCTTTTTCTGCATCTGCCGTCGGCAAGGTGATTTGCAATTCTGTAAAACGGCTATATGTCGTCGTGACCATCAAAAAAATCAAAATTACCAGCAACACGTCGATGAAAGGGATCAAATTGATTTCGGGGTCTTCTCGCCCCTGACCTTTGCGGAAATTCATTATTTTCTCGCGCTGTGTACGGTATCAACAAATTTCACCGCCTGCTGCTCCATATCGACCACCAAGCTATCGACCAGTGCGCGGAAATGACGATAAAAAATCAAGGCGGGCATCGCAATCATCAGGCCAAAACCGGTGTTGTACAAAGCCACAGAAATACCATGAGCTAATTGCGCTGGATTGGCGCCGGAGGCATTTTGCGAGCCAAAAATCTCGATCATACCGACCACCGTGCCGAACAAGCCCATTAACGGCGCCAACGATGCGATCGTGCCCAGCGTCGTCAAAAAGCGTTCTAATTCATGCGCTACGCCACGACCAGCTTCTTCAATGGACTCTTTCATGACTTCACGGGGCGCGTTGACATTACGCAAACCAGCCGCCAGCACTTTTCCCAATGGAGAGTTATTGGACAATTGATCAATCACCTCCTGCTTGATTTTGCCAGCGTGATACACGCGGATCACTTCATCCAGCAAGGTGCGCGGCAAAATACGCTGACGGCGCAGGGACAAAGTA of the Undibacterium sp. 5I1 genome contains:
- a CDS encoding MotA/TolQ/ExbB proton channel family protein, which gives rise to MFAIIQAAGWPIYLLLVASIIALALIIERTLSLRRQRILPRTLLDEVIRVYHAGKIKQEVIDQLSNNSPLGKVLAAGLRNVNAPREVMKESIEEAGRGVAHELERFLTTLGTIASLAPLMGLFGTVVGMIEIFGSQNASGANPAQLAHGISVALYNTGFGLMIAMPALIFYRHFRALVDSLVVDMEQQAVKFVDTVHSARK
- a CDS encoding biopolymer transporter ExbD, with translation MNFRKGQGREDPEINLIPFIDVLLVILIFLMVTTTYSRFTELQITLPTADAEKAQDKPNQIDIGIDAQGRYKINNQPVSFLDTATLAEDLKQVVTAMDAGKTGTKVDPVIIINADRATTHQSVVDVLEAARIAGLAKVTFAAQASAKSK